In a genomic window of Corynebacterium coyleae:
- a CDS encoding glycosyltransferase family protein: MRPQFSVSTRNVRRRFQTWVKGQFFRYAPAGVAAWARSTISKWRKLQQRRAEADGFPDYEPTLFGGPASVAPHFPFTVGTILDPFSESAWSSEFNLVALTPANWRDELPRCDFILAESAWEGSCGQWRYQLAGTSAPSADLQTLLAAATDKQIPSVFWNKEDPVHYEEFRDTAKLFDYIFTTDENSLPRYQSEIGHSRVFVLPFAAQPRIHNPARRGTKEDVNPEGIAFAGTYFRHKFQDRRAQMDLLLGAAANVAKGYDVPFTIFSRHAGGDRKYQFPLKWSKYVSGSLPYSQMLTAYRRFALFLNVNSVTTSPSMCARRIFEIVASGTAVISTPSAAIRNFFNADEVPVVTDKDQAERTIRAIVNSPMLRSRMVHKAQRQIWERHTYAHRAATILDTLELMPPQTDDKPLVSVICSTNKTNQIGHVIEQVAQQNYPNVELLLAGHGVALDPAAADTARDKGVSRIELLQFDSDSTLGLCLNELVKKSSGKIVAKFDDDDFYLPNYLRDQVNILQAMDADLVGKASIYFHLNSNNALVKRWPHREHTWYGFVAGATLVGWRDTFVRVPFPNRSRGEDSVFLKELEAKGMRVYSADSFNYVAVRRGSGHTWDISDTDILAYSQVETFGLNLKHVEV; encoded by the coding sequence ATGCGACCGCAGTTTTCCGTGTCAACTCGCAACGTTCGTAGGCGCTTCCAAACCTGGGTCAAAGGACAGTTTTTTCGATACGCCCCTGCTGGCGTCGCTGCGTGGGCGCGGTCGACGATCTCTAAATGGCGAAAATTGCAACAACGCAGAGCCGAAGCAGATGGCTTCCCTGATTACGAGCCCACGCTCTTCGGGGGTCCCGCAAGCGTTGCCCCCCATTTCCCTTTCACTGTTGGAACCATTCTTGACCCATTTTCCGAGTCGGCATGGTCGAGCGAATTTAACCTCGTTGCACTTACACCAGCTAATTGGCGAGACGAATTACCAAGATGCGATTTTATACTTGCTGAATCTGCCTGGGAAGGGTCCTGCGGCCAATGGCGTTATCAGCTGGCAGGAACTTCCGCACCTTCAGCTGATCTGCAAACACTGCTCGCAGCTGCCACAGACAAACAGATCCCGTCAGTGTTCTGGAATAAAGAAGACCCAGTACATTATGAGGAATTTCGGGATACCGCCAAGCTTTTCGATTACATCTTTACTACGGACGAAAACTCGCTCCCCCGCTACCAGTCCGAAATTGGTCATAGCCGTGTTTTTGTGCTGCCGTTCGCTGCACAACCGAGGATTCATAACCCTGCACGCCGCGGAACAAAAGAGGACGTAAACCCCGAAGGAATTGCTTTCGCTGGAACATACTTCCGCCACAAGTTCCAGGACCGGCGAGCCCAAATGGACCTGCTCCTCGGAGCTGCTGCAAACGTAGCAAAAGGATATGACGTTCCATTCACTATATTTTCGCGCCACGCCGGCGGCGATCGGAAATACCAATTTCCATTGAAATGGTCGAAATACGTCAGTGGGTCACTTCCTTACTCTCAAATGCTTACTGCATATCGTCGATTCGCGCTGTTCCTAAACGTCAATTCCGTAACCACAAGCCCATCGATGTGTGCGCGCCGAATTTTTGAGATTGTCGCGTCCGGAACTGCCGTGATTTCCACGCCGTCTGCAGCAATACGAAACTTCTTCAATGCAGACGAAGTTCCCGTTGTTACAGACAAAGACCAAGCGGAGCGCACGATACGGGCAATCGTCAACTCACCAATGTTGCGGAGTCGTATGGTGCATAAGGCTCAGCGGCAGATTTGGGAGCGCCATACTTACGCGCACCGCGCTGCAACCATTCTGGATACTTTGGAGTTAATGCCCCCTCAGACTGATGACAAACCCCTTGTATCCGTTATCTGCTCCACAAACAAGACAAACCAAATTGGGCATGTCATCGAACAGGTTGCGCAACAGAATTACCCAAACGTCGAACTGCTTTTAGCCGGCCACGGCGTAGCCCTTGATCCGGCGGCCGCAGACACAGCTCGTGACAAAGGAGTCTCTCGCATCGAATTACTGCAATTCGATAGCGACAGCACACTGGGGTTGTGCCTGAATGAGCTTGTTAAGAAGAGCTCGGGCAAAATCGTGGCGAAATTCGATGACGACGACTTCTATCTCCCCAATTATTTACGTGACCAGGTGAATATTCTGCAAGCGATGGATGCAGACTTAGTCGGTAAAGCTTCAATTTATTTCCACCTCAACTCAAACAATGCCCTAGTAAAGCGATGGCCCCACCGCGAACATACTTGGTACGGCTTTGTTGCAGGCGCAACGTTAGTCGGATGGCGAGATACGTTCGTCCGCGTCCCCTTCCCAAATCGCTCTAGGGGGGAGGACTCGGTATTTCTTAAAGAGCTAGAGGCAAAGGGGATGCGCGTTTACTCAGCAGATAGTTTCAACTATGTCGCAGTTCGACGAGGATCTGGCCACACCTGGGATATCTCAGACACTGACATTCTCGCGTACTCCCAAGTTGAAACGTTTGGTTTGAACCTGAAGCACGTCGAGGTGTAA
- a CDS encoding ABC transporter ATP-binding protein, which produces MDALKNISFVARQGESIGIIGRNGSGKSTLLRLVGGGEAPSNGKIFVRHQPTLLGVAPALQSWLTGEQNIYLGCLALGMKPDEAKAAVPEIAEWAELGEAALRPMGTYSSGMSAKLSFAISTAVKPEVLLVDETLSTGDAAFAKKAQARMNELLERAGNLFLVSHSTSMIEGTCERGIWIHQGELIEDGDCGEVIADYRAFTNLLSDGKVDEANRLMQEVRSNNHEPCIELS; this is translated from the coding sequence GTGGACGCTCTGAAAAACATTTCTTTTGTCGCTCGGCAAGGTGAATCGATTGGCATCATCGGACGTAATGGTTCGGGTAAATCTACGCTGCTACGCCTGGTTGGCGGAGGTGAGGCGCCTTCCAATGGCAAGATCTTCGTTCGGCACCAACCGACCCTTCTAGGTGTCGCGCCTGCACTTCAGTCTTGGCTTACTGGTGAACAGAACATTTATCTCGGATGTTTGGCATTAGGGATGAAACCGGATGAAGCGAAAGCCGCGGTTCCAGAGATCGCAGAATGGGCAGAATTGGGAGAGGCTGCTCTGCGGCCAATGGGTACGTATTCGTCTGGTATGTCTGCGAAGCTCAGTTTCGCCATTTCGACCGCTGTCAAACCCGAAGTGCTCTTGGTGGACGAGACTCTTTCAACAGGTGATGCCGCATTTGCAAAGAAGGCGCAAGCTCGTATGAACGAGCTGCTTGAACGCGCTGGTAATCTTTTCTTAGTTTCTCATTCGACGTCGATGATCGAGGGAACGTGTGAACGCGGAATTTGGATCCACCAAGGTGAGTTAATCGAAGATGGCGACTGCGGTGAAGTGATTGCAGACTATCGGGCATTCACCAATCTGCTTTCGGACGGAAAAGTAGATGAAGCGAATCGGTTGATGCAAGAAGTGCGATCAAACAACCATGAACCTTGCATCGAACTTAGCTAG
- a CDS encoding DegT/DnrJ/EryC1/StrS family aminotransferase: MPNLEFIPAAKPIIGDDERRAVDAVLASGMIAQGPKVEEFENKFGEKALADSFAVAVNSGTSALHLGLLAAGIGPGDEVIVPSFTFAATGNSVAAVGATPVFADVDEYFCLDAEDVKSRITDRTKGIMPVHLYGHPANLTALQQVADEAGIEVFEDCAQAHLATWGGKPVGTFGKFGAFSFYPTKNMTTAEGGAVSTNDPDVRRKVQLLRNQGMEVRYQNELVGFNNRMTDVHAAIGLVQLEKLAGWTETRQKNASFLSSNISEVVTPKVHPEATHVYHQYTVLVEEDRDGFQKALADEHGVGSGVYYPVPNHRLPSLNGFAEGVDLPQTEKYAKQCLSLPVHPSLSEADLNRIVEAVNLVAKAGA, translated from the coding sequence ATGCCTAACCTTGAGTTTATTCCCGCTGCGAAGCCGATTATCGGTGACGATGAGCGAAGGGCGGTTGACGCCGTTCTCGCATCAGGCATGATCGCGCAGGGCCCTAAGGTTGAAGAGTTTGAAAACAAGTTTGGGGAGAAAGCCCTGGCGGATAGTTTCGCGGTCGCGGTCAATTCAGGCACCTCGGCGCTGCACCTTGGCCTCTTGGCTGCTGGTATTGGCCCGGGTGATGAAGTTATCGTCCCGTCGTTTACTTTTGCCGCCACCGGTAACTCTGTCGCAGCTGTTGGAGCAACCCCGGTCTTCGCAGACGTTGATGAGTACTTCTGCTTGGATGCCGAAGACGTGAAGTCTCGCATCACAGATCGAACCAAAGGTATTATGCCGGTCCATTTGTACGGCCATCCCGCGAATCTTACGGCCTTGCAGCAGGTCGCAGATGAAGCGGGAATTGAAGTCTTCGAGGACTGCGCACAGGCTCACTTAGCGACTTGGGGTGGGAAGCCAGTCGGTACCTTCGGCAAGTTCGGTGCATTTAGCTTCTATCCCACGAAGAATATGACAACTGCTGAAGGCGGAGCTGTCTCGACGAACGATCCTGATGTTCGGCGCAAAGTTCAGCTTCTGCGGAACCAAGGTATGGAGGTTCGCTATCAGAACGAACTCGTGGGTTTCAACAACCGGATGACGGATGTCCACGCGGCAATTGGGCTAGTTCAACTTGAGAAGCTGGCGGGTTGGACCGAAACTCGCCAGAAAAATGCAAGTTTCTTAAGCTCGAACATTTCTGAGGTCGTCACTCCAAAGGTGCATCCGGAGGCAACTCACGTCTACCACCAGTACACGGTTTTGGTTGAAGAAGACCGTGACGGATTCCAGAAGGCGTTGGCTGATGAACATGGTGTTGGATCGGGCGTGTATTACCCGGTGCCGAATCACCGCCTGCCTTCTCTCAATGGATTCGCAGAAGGTGTGGATCTCCCACAGACGGAAAAGTATGCGAAGCAGTGCCTCTCTCTACCCGTTCATCCGAGCTTGAGTGAGGCAGATCTGAACCGCATTGTTGAAGCAGTTAACCTCGTTGCTAAGGCTGGTGCGTAA
- a CDS encoding acyltransferase, translating to MATSVQPTADVSEQCEIGDGTKIWHLAQVRENARLGENCIVGRGAYVGEGVVIGDNCKIQNLAQVYEPAVLNDGVFIGPAVVLTNDQYPRAINEDGSLKSTSDWEPVGVTVQKGAAIGARSVLVAPVTIGEWALVAAGSTVVKDVPAFAIVAGTPARQVGWVGPAGQPLRQVDGETAVYQCPVTGKKFRETDDQLKEI from the coding sequence TTGGCAACGAGTGTCCAACCCACCGCGGATGTTTCGGAGCAATGCGAAATTGGTGATGGGACAAAGATCTGGCACCTAGCGCAGGTCCGAGAAAACGCCCGCCTGGGGGAAAATTGCATCGTCGGGCGAGGTGCATACGTCGGTGAAGGTGTTGTCATTGGTGATAACTGCAAAATTCAGAACCTGGCTCAGGTGTATGAGCCGGCGGTACTGAACGACGGAGTCTTTATCGGGCCTGCAGTAGTGCTCACGAATGACCAGTATCCGCGCGCGATTAACGAAGACGGTTCATTGAAATCCACATCCGACTGGGAGCCCGTGGGAGTTACGGTGCAGAAGGGGGCCGCTATCGGCGCGCGCAGCGTTCTAGTTGCTCCTGTCACGATCGGTGAGTGGGCATTGGTTGCCGCTGGATCGACCGTAGTAAAGGATGTGCCGGCTTTCGCTATCGTTGCCGGCACGCCTGCGCGCCAAGTCGGTTGGGTTGGCCCTGCTGGACAGCCACTTCGACAAGTAGATGGTGAAACAGCGGTTTATCAGTGCCCAGTTACAGGCAAAAAATTCCGTGAAACCGACGATCAGTTAAAGGAGATCTAA
- a CDS encoding glycosyltransferase, translating to MADFAALASLPSVMFSLASEDPVAFLNLASRRVLGKPVVKQRVPKANFQPPIASVEAVGAARFNGNVLFVLTNSFPYSTAGYAQRSHKVIQAIQSVGVDASAMTRLGYPLSIGRVPVRRADNIDGVVYKRAIPRHYPRSRMRQAEIMAQCIVDEAKENDISVLHTTTPWWNAVAVSWAAKQLSVPWVYEVRGIPEATWASTQPDELGAIGSEYFRRTREKENEAIASANLVTTLSETLKQEILQRGIGVKKLLVAPNSISKEEIGGGLESGDAKRRLGLPDVPLVGSITSLVEYEGLGTLISALEHLPDEIHVLLVGDGTARIDLEKLAKRKKVEHRVIFTGRRPTDEIELWYSALDVFVVPRIRSVVTAQVTPIKALQAAAQGVPIVCSDLPALREVTAGEAEYVPAGDPSALAGGIKKTLAMKRRVPSWIYSRTWDAVATSYLAAYSSL from the coding sequence ATGGCTGACTTTGCAGCACTAGCTTCTTTGCCTTCAGTGATGTTCTCTCTTGCATCAGAAGACCCAGTCGCGTTTCTAAACTTGGCTTCACGACGTGTCCTGGGGAAACCTGTGGTTAAACAGCGTGTGCCTAAAGCGAATTTTCAGCCCCCGATAGCGAGTGTTGAAGCGGTTGGAGCAGCTCGATTTAACGGGAATGTACTTTTCGTCTTAACCAATTCTTTTCCCTACTCAACTGCTGGCTATGCACAGCGCAGTCACAAGGTGATTCAGGCTATTCAGTCGGTAGGGGTCGACGCTTCAGCGATGACGCGTCTCGGCTATCCGCTCTCGATAGGACGAGTGCCGGTCCGACGGGCTGACAATATAGACGGGGTAGTCTACAAACGAGCTATTCCTCGGCACTACCCGCGTTCCCGAATGCGACAAGCAGAAATTATGGCCCAGTGCATAGTGGATGAAGCCAAGGAAAACGATATCTCTGTGTTACACACAACCACGCCGTGGTGGAATGCTGTGGCAGTATCTTGGGCTGCCAAGCAACTATCGGTGCCTTGGGTGTATGAGGTTCGAGGCATTCCGGAAGCCACCTGGGCGTCCACTCAGCCCGATGAACTAGGGGCGATTGGAAGTGAGTATTTCCGTCGAACTCGAGAGAAGGAAAACGAGGCTATAGCATCTGCGAACTTGGTGACCACTCTCAGCGAGACGTTGAAACAAGAGATCCTTCAGCGAGGGATCGGGGTAAAGAAGCTGCTTGTCGCTCCGAACTCAATTAGCAAGGAGGAGATTGGGGGCGGATTAGAATCGGGGGATGCAAAGCGCCGCCTTGGACTTCCCGATGTACCACTTGTTGGGTCTATTACTTCACTAGTGGAATACGAAGGACTTGGTACTTTGATTTCGGCACTTGAACACTTGCCAGATGAGATTCACGTCCTTCTTGTCGGAGACGGTACCGCAAGAATTGACCTCGAAAAACTCGCCAAGCGAAAGAAAGTGGAACACCGCGTAATTTTCACAGGGCGGCGACCAACTGATGAGATTGAACTTTGGTACTCGGCACTTGATGTGTTTGTTGTGCCACGAATCCGCTCAGTTGTAACAGCGCAAGTGACACCGATTAAAGCCCTGCAAGCAGCGGCTCAGGGTGTGCCGATTGTCTGCTCCGACCTTCCAGCACTAAGAGAAGTCACCGCAGGGGAAGCAGAGTATGTACCGGCGGGTGATCCAAGTGCACTGGCTGGGGGGATCAAAAAGACGCTCGCAATGAAGCGGAGGGTGCCATCTTGGATTTACTCTCGTACGTGGGACGCGGTCGCCACTAGTTACCTAGCGGCATACTCCTCTCTGTAA
- a CDS encoding ABC transporter permease: METKAVSDNSESDRSLSAVVSAQSNASARDVTRVDMSGLRKLNIRPTLGLYVKQLIERRHFIVADARYRAFRTVKSYRLWRFWLIAQPLLEAAMYGVLFGLVLKTSRGIDNFIGFLVLGVTFFGFVSSLVGGGQSLIQTSRNLITAFSFPRASLVLSQSLRYMIDNITPILVAVVFALCAQWGKPLSPTIPLFIPITLLMWMFGTGFMFIVARITAFIPDAKVLINLAMRAWFFSSGVFFSVERYASSPLMSAVMTNNPAYIFLTAIRGVVIYGEVPSASTWLTLLAWSLGAFVLGFVFFWEAESRYVRVKQ, encoded by the coding sequence ATGGAGACTAAAGCGGTGAGTGACAACAGCGAAAGCGACAGGTCTCTGTCTGCTGTAGTATCTGCTCAAAGTAATGCTTCAGCCAGAGACGTGACCCGAGTCGATATGTCCGGATTGCGAAAGCTCAATATTCGGCCGACTTTGGGGCTCTATGTCAAGCAGCTAATTGAGCGTCGGCATTTTATTGTCGCAGATGCGCGGTACCGAGCTTTTCGAACAGTTAAAAGCTACCGGTTATGGAGATTCTGGTTGATTGCGCAGCCTTTGCTGGAAGCTGCTATGTACGGAGTCCTTTTTGGTCTCGTGCTCAAGACTTCCAGGGGGATCGATAATTTCATCGGCTTTCTAGTTCTCGGTGTGACCTTTTTTGGTTTTGTCTCTTCGCTGGTTGGCGGTGGACAGTCACTGATCCAGACATCGAGAAACCTCATTACCGCGTTTTCATTTCCGAGAGCCTCTTTGGTTCTTTCACAATCGCTTAGGTACATGATTGATAACATCACTCCGATCTTGGTTGCGGTGGTGTTTGCGCTGTGTGCCCAGTGGGGAAAGCCGCTCAGTCCGACTATTCCGCTGTTCATACCCATCACCCTTCTTATGTGGATGTTCGGGACCGGATTCATGTTCATAGTCGCGCGAATCACGGCTTTCATTCCAGACGCTAAAGTCTTAATTAACTTAGCCATGAGGGCATGGTTTTTTTCCTCGGGAGTGTTTTTCTCTGTCGAGCGATATGCAAGTTCGCCATTAATGAGCGCGGTGATGACAAATAACCCTGCCTACATCTTCTTGACCGCTATTCGAGGCGTTGTTATCTACGGTGAGGTGCCGTCAGCGTCTACATGGTTAACCCTGTTGGCTTGGTCGTTGGGTGCGTTTGTTCTGGGTTTTGTTTTCTTCTGGGAGGCTGAGTCTCGTTATGTCCGAGTCAAGCAATGA
- the wecC gene encoding UDP-N-acetyl-D-mannosamine dehydrogenase, with protein sequence MRGLVEVPGQAEVASVCVVGMGYIGLPTAAFLADTGMSVVGVDVNRKVVQMVNDGVLPFVEPGLNELLARVVDCGNLSAQTDVPAADAFVIAVPTPFGEDHAVDPTYVYSATRSIAPVLTGGELIILESTSPPGLTQQVAELVSSLRSDLTLEPGRDNSVYFAHCPERVLPGNVMAEMAENDRIVGGINSESADRASSLYSKFVTGELLVTDATTAELAKLTENSFRDVNIAFANELSMICEDLGVDVWELIELANRHPRVNILNPGPGVGGHCIAVDPWFIVSSSPQSAKLIRTARERNDSKPRFVLEQVAEALRETSNPKIALLGLAFKANIDDLRQSPAVHIAAALAKKYPDASIFAVEPNVRELPGSLVHNKNLILSSFGEAVEGADIVLLLVGHREFLSRKEEIEPGAVIIDTCGAWRTEVGFHAVEDQENC encoded by the coding sequence TTGAGAGGTTTGGTAGAGGTGCCGGGACAAGCAGAAGTAGCTTCGGTCTGCGTAGTAGGAATGGGCTACATTGGCCTTCCAACCGCAGCTTTCCTCGCCGACACAGGTATGTCAGTCGTTGGTGTGGACGTCAACCGCAAAGTTGTTCAGATGGTGAACGACGGCGTGCTGCCGTTTGTGGAGCCGGGGTTGAACGAATTGCTTGCTCGTGTTGTGGATTGTGGCAATCTGAGCGCCCAAACCGATGTTCCAGCAGCGGATGCGTTTGTCATCGCGGTTCCTACTCCGTTCGGTGAGGACCACGCTGTTGATCCCACTTACGTGTACAGTGCGACCCGTTCTATAGCTCCGGTACTCACCGGCGGGGAATTGATAATTCTGGAGTCGACTTCACCTCCAGGACTCACGCAACAGGTCGCAGAACTTGTCTCCTCGCTACGGAGTGACCTCACGCTCGAACCGGGGCGTGACAATTCTGTTTACTTTGCCCACTGCCCGGAGCGTGTCTTGCCTGGAAACGTCATGGCAGAAATGGCCGAAAACGATCGTATCGTTGGCGGAATCAACTCCGAAAGTGCCGATCGAGCAAGCTCACTGTACTCGAAATTCGTAACCGGCGAGCTTCTCGTTACGGACGCAACAACTGCAGAGCTAGCTAAGCTGACCGAAAATTCGTTCCGAGATGTGAATATCGCGTTCGCTAATGAGCTCTCCATGATCTGCGAGGACCTTGGGGTTGACGTCTGGGAGCTCATTGAGCTAGCAAACCGTCACCCACGAGTGAACATCTTGAATCCCGGTCCAGGGGTAGGTGGGCATTGCATCGCCGTGGATCCGTGGTTCATTGTTTCTTCCTCCCCTCAGAGCGCGAAGCTAATTCGAACAGCCCGAGAAAGAAACGATTCGAAGCCGCGGTTCGTTCTCGAACAGGTCGCCGAAGCACTCAGGGAGACGTCGAATCCGAAGATCGCTCTTTTAGGCTTAGCGTTTAAGGCGAACATAGATGACCTCCGGCAGTCGCCGGCTGTCCATATTGCAGCTGCACTTGCAAAAAAATATCCGGACGCGTCTATTTTCGCTGTAGAACCGAACGTTCGTGAGCTTCCTGGATCGCTCGTTCACAACAAAAACCTCATTCTTTCGAGCTTCGGAGAGGCAGTGGAGGGAGCGGATATCGTGTTGCTCCTAGTTGGACATCGGGAATTCCTTTCGCGTAAGGAGGAAATTGAACCGGGTGCGGTGATCATTGATACCTGTGGAGCATGGCGAACGGAGGTCGGGTTCCATGCGGTTGAAGATCAAGAGAATTGCTAG
- a CDS encoding glycosyltransferase: MSRVVLYGDVNPNLIDGSSIWLSSISEVLASVVDEVHVFLKAKINDHTLTQHLLQIPSVTLHEPKGRGNNILTPSQAAEWVDRFVAENHVDAVIVRGLEACTTFAARTALAPKLWSYITDLPFPPSAADQERIAKVDEVARCSRRMLAQTDAARAYLESIVPSAAGKTIVTPPMIPVPELGSVLTEFPEQLGTHDRPVRLVYAGKMAAQWKTLEMLELPAALARLGVRATLDVAGAKVNAKKGDPEWAGRMLEALKSYDSDPGSGVTWHGSLSRSDSIKLIQESHLGVGWRTSELDSSLEVSTKALEYGLNHTVPIVNRTRDHVELLGAKYPFFASADDTPADLAGTIAQNLSALTESARVALHTASAYTFHEATKRFRDHFDRVAVGDPTPDRRGTKNLLIASHDLKFMGELMERWTVDDRVRLRIDGWKSLHQHDERSSSRDVAWADTVLCEWAGPNLVWYSNNKKPGQKLISRLHRFELGGKWLEAVAWDQVDQLIFVSEFIREDAVRQLKFPREKTKVIPNAVDTVDLDRPKECDAQFHLGVIGFVPILKRPDLAVRLLERLIEEDDRYQLHFKGRMPWEYPYEWNKPVQKQRYLTFFNRIGSNPALKDSVRFEPFSPDMGNWLRRVGFVLSPSDLESFHLAPAEGMASGAVPIVRKREGSAQIFGAKNVFSSIDEAALRILSLRDRSEFHKSSAAAKRYAKNWDIEKVIAAWSETL, translated from the coding sequence ATGAGTCGAGTGGTTCTTTACGGTGATGTCAACCCCAATCTCATAGACGGATCCTCGATTTGGCTCAGCTCAATATCCGAGGTTCTGGCCAGTGTCGTGGATGAGGTTCACGTTTTTCTAAAAGCAAAGATTAACGACCACACACTGACTCAACATTTATTGCAGATTCCATCGGTTACCTTGCACGAACCTAAGGGGAGGGGGAACAATATCCTTACTCCTAGTCAAGCTGCGGAATGGGTGGATAGGTTTGTAGCGGAAAACCACGTGGATGCTGTTATAGTACGAGGGCTAGAGGCCTGCACTACTTTTGCAGCACGGACTGCCCTCGCGCCAAAGCTGTGGAGCTACATAACAGACCTACCGTTCCCGCCATCCGCTGCGGATCAAGAGCGGATCGCGAAAGTTGACGAGGTAGCACGTTGCAGTCGCAGAATGCTGGCTCAAACCGACGCAGCACGCGCGTATCTTGAAAGCATTGTGCCTTCGGCGGCCGGAAAAACTATCGTGACTCCACCGATGATTCCCGTGCCAGAGCTTGGATCCGTACTCACAGAGTTCCCAGAGCAGCTTGGTACGCATGATCGCCCAGTTCGGCTAGTTTACGCTGGAAAAATGGCAGCACAGTGGAAGACTCTCGAGATGCTCGAACTTCCTGCTGCGCTGGCTCGATTGGGGGTCCGCGCGACCCTTGATGTGGCAGGTGCGAAGGTAAACGCAAAAAAAGGCGATCCAGAATGGGCCGGTCGGATGCTGGAGGCGCTGAAGTCATACGACAGTGACCCTGGAAGTGGAGTGACCTGGCACGGATCTTTGTCGAGATCCGACTCGATTAAGTTGATTCAAGAATCCCACTTGGGTGTTGGGTGGAGAACCAGTGAGCTTGATTCAAGCCTCGAGGTTTCGACCAAAGCATTGGAATATGGGCTGAACCACACGGTTCCTATCGTCAATAGAACGCGTGACCATGTCGAGCTTCTAGGGGCTAAATACCCCTTCTTTGCTTCCGCGGATGATACACCGGCTGATCTTGCAGGAACCATCGCTCAAAACCTGTCTGCTCTGACGGAAAGCGCAAGGGTCGCATTGCATACGGCAAGCGCGTACACCTTTCACGAGGCAACTAAAAGATTCCGAGATCATTTCGACCGCGTAGCCGTAGGTGACCCTACTCCCGATCGCCGGGGGACTAAGAACTTGCTAATCGCTTCCCATGATTTGAAGTTCATGGGGGAATTGATGGAGCGATGGACCGTCGATGACCGCGTCAGGTTGCGCATTGATGGTTGGAAGTCCCTACATCAGCATGATGAGCGGTCCAGTTCTCGAGATGTTGCTTGGGCCGATACCGTACTTTGCGAATGGGCGGGGCCAAATTTAGTCTGGTATTCAAACAATAAGAAACCCGGGCAAAAACTAATTTCACGACTTCATCGCTTCGAACTCGGTGGTAAATGGTTGGAAGCCGTCGCGTGGGACCAAGTGGATCAGCTTATCTTCGTATCGGAGTTTATTCGCGAAGATGCCGTTCGTCAGCTGAAATTTCCCAGGGAAAAAACGAAAGTTATACCCAACGCAGTAGACACCGTTGATCTGGATCGACCTAAAGAATGTGACGCTCAATTTCATCTAGGGGTAATCGGCTTCGTTCCGATTCTTAAGAGGCCGGACTTGGCGGTCAGATTGCTCGAGCGGTTGATCGAAGAAGACGACCGTTACCAACTTCACTTCAAGGGCAGAATGCCATGGGAGTACCCGTACGAATGGAACAAGCCAGTTCAAAAACAGCGGTACCTGACGTTCTTTAATCGGATCGGGTCAAACCCCGCACTGAAAGACTCGGTGAGATTCGAGCCCTTCAGCCCTGACATGGGAAACTGGCTCCGGCGCGTGGGGTTCGTGCTTTCACCTAGCGATTTGGAAAGTTTCCATCTTGCGCCGGCCGAGGGGATGGCGTCAGGAGCTGTTCCGATTGTGAGAAAGCGAGAAGGATCCGCGCAAATCTTCGGAGCAAAGAATGTGTTCAGCTCAATTGACGAAGCAGCATTAAGGATTTTGTCGTTGCGAGATAGGAGTGAATTCCATAAGAGTTCTGCAGCGGCAAAGCGTTATGCAAAGAATTGGGATATCGAAAAAGTGATAGCCGCCTGGAGTGAAACGCTTTAG